Proteins from a genomic interval of Prochlorothrix hollandica PCC 9006 = CALU 1027:
- the crcB gene encoding fluoride efflux transporter CrcB produces the protein MALGAVGGALSRYYLGLYLSRFSATFPLGTFAVNVTGSFFMGGFITLVAQKFFNVSDAIVLGIATGFLGSYTTFSSYALDTAKLNAQGLKQTAILYWLGSPVAGLLALQLGSWFAKAIAQRTQ, from the coding sequence GTGGCCCTTGGCGCAGTGGGAGGGGCACTATCCCGCTATTACCTGGGGCTATACCTCAGCCGGTTTTCAGCCACCTTTCCCCTGGGCACGTTCGCGGTCAATGTTACCGGCAGCTTTTTCATGGGCGGGTTCATCACCCTCGTGGCCCAAAAGTTCTTTAATGTCTCTGATGCGATCGTCTTAGGAATCGCCACCGGTTTTTTAGGCTCCTACACCACCTTTTCCAGCTATGCCCTCGATACGGCTAAGCTCAATGCCCAAGGTCTAAAGCAAACGGCAATCCTCTACTGGCTCGGCAGTCCTGTGGCAGGCTTGCTGGCGTTGCAGTTGGGCAGTTGGTTCGCCAAGGCGATCGCTCAGCGAACCCAGTAA
- a CDS encoding DUF4327 family protein, with the protein MAMGVGSALAICLSPLPKKVIMSPTLSTPIVHYAINMIRDEARHLVDTGCIARQQPLYVLCQYIPAREWEVVEQELEDNGYLLRDRVSDLLGREDWSND; encoded by the coding sequence ATGGCAATGGGAGTGGGTTCTGCCCTTGCGATTTGTCTCTCGCCCCTCCCCAAAAAGGTCATTATGTCTCCTACCCTCAGCACACCCATCGTCCACTACGCCATCAACATGATTCGCGATGAAGCCCGTCACTTAGTTGACACAGGCTGTATCGCTCGGCAACAACCCCTCTATGTTCTGTGCCAATATATCCCTGCACGGGAATGGGAAGTGGTGGAACAAGAGCTAGAAGATAACGGCTATTTATTGCGCGATCGTGTCTCTGATCTCCTAGGACGGGAAGATTGGAGCAACGATTAA
- a CDS encoding ShlB/FhaC/HecB family hemolysin secretion/activation protein codes for MLSVWGSWGLSSGGASAAAFPPVAGAGGEVLAVLGGEPEEGVILNLGPDPAGLLGLQGAAGSLVADERQIADELGIANELGIADELQVTDDLQVADELGIADELPVTNELQVTDELQVAAGSPATEGLQVAEISPGSEGAAGIELAQTPPVDRVRDRVDPQLLRDAQDPADRLDPVPDRFESPREQPDSLPPPEQLLQPANPSPGLGDRLGEPETIQVDRYEVLGSTVFSAETLATATQPFTGPSVSFAQLLQARSAVTQLYEDGGYIYSLAFLPEQTLEGGVVTLQVIETSLTEVTVEGLGRLRDSYVTSRVRKATGTPLQRDRLLQGLRLLQLDPLLQTLSAELSMGLRPGESTLHLTVTQAPTFTMGAGFDNGRVPSVGSFRRQFSVREGNLLGFGDGLGVRYNNTQASNSVDVDYTLPINARNGTLSLLYSRSGSQVIEEPFDILEIRSAAQTWDLSLRQPLYQTPTQEFAVGLGLNHRSTTTSLEVEGTRFDFPLSQGAGDDGRTRLSVVNITQDWTRRGASQVLGFRSQFNLGTDWLGATQNSDQPDSSFFSWQGQGQWVRQFAPDTLLLVKGNLQLADRPLLSLEQFSNGGFGSVRGYRQDQLLTDNGFFGSIEARIPIFRIRQINSVAQVTPFFDYGVGWNSGEGDNPSQRRLASVGVGLRWGFADRVTARLDWGLPLINNDDNDYGSLQEHGFLFSIETDLSPF; via the coding sequence GTGTTGTCAGTTTGGGGCAGTTGGGGACTCAGTAGCGGGGGAGCCAGTGCTGCGGCCTTCCCACCGGTTGCGGGGGCTGGGGGGGAGGTGCTGGCGGTCTTAGGGGGGGAGCCAGAGGAGGGGGTGATCCTGAATCTAGGGCCAGATCCTGCGGGTTTACTGGGTTTACAAGGTGCGGCGGGTTCACTAGTTGCAGACGAGCGACAGATTGCAGACGAGCTAGGGATTGCAAACGAGCTAGGGATTGCAGACGAGCTACAAGTTACAGACGATCTACAGGTTGCAGACGAGCTAGGGATTGCAGACGAGCTACCAGTTACAAACGAGCTACAAGTTACAGACGAGCTACAGGTTGCGGCGGGTTCACCCGCTACAGAGGGGCTACAGGTTGCGGAGATCTCTCCAGGCTCAGAGGGAGCCGCAGGCATTGAATTGGCCCAGACCCCCCCGGTGGATCGGGTGCGCGATCGCGTTGATCCCCAACTCTTGCGCGATGCCCAAGATCCCGCCGATCGCCTAGACCCGGTGCCCGATCGCTTCGAGTCCCCCAGGGAGCAACCCGATTCCTTGCCGCCCCCGGAGCAATTGTTGCAACCGGCCAACCCCAGTCCAGGCTTAGGGGATAGGCTGGGGGAACCGGAGACAATTCAGGTCGATCGCTATGAGGTGCTGGGGAGCACGGTGTTTAGTGCCGAGACCTTGGCCACCGCCACCCAACCCTTTACAGGGCCGTCTGTGTCCTTTGCCCAACTACTCCAGGCTCGATCGGCAGTGACCCAGCTTTATGAAGACGGGGGGTATATCTACTCCTTGGCCTTTTTGCCGGAGCAAACCCTGGAGGGGGGGGTGGTGACCCTGCAAGTCATTGAGACCAGCCTGACGGAGGTGACCGTGGAGGGTCTGGGGCGCTTGCGGGATAGTTACGTCACCAGCCGGGTACGCAAGGCCACGGGCACCCCCCTCCAGCGGGATCGGCTGCTCCAGGGTCTGCGGTTGCTCCAGTTGGATCCCCTGCTGCAAACCCTGTCTGCTGAGCTATCCATGGGGTTGCGTCCGGGGGAAAGTACGCTACACCTGACGGTGACCCAGGCTCCCACCTTCACCATGGGGGCGGGTTTTGATAATGGTCGGGTCCCCAGTGTGGGCAGTTTCCGCCGTCAGTTTTCGGTGCGGGAAGGGAATTTGTTGGGGTTTGGGGATGGCTTGGGAGTGCGCTACAACAACACCCAGGCTAGCAACTCCGTGGATGTGGACTATACCCTGCCCATCAATGCCCGCAATGGCACCCTCAGCTTGCTCTATAGTCGCAGTGGCAGTCAGGTCATTGAAGAACCCTTTGATATTTTGGAGATTCGATCGGCGGCCCAAACCTGGGATCTGTCCCTGCGCCAACCCCTGTACCAAACCCCGACCCAGGAATTTGCGGTGGGCCTAGGACTGAATCACCGTTCCACCACCACCTCCCTGGAAGTGGAGGGAACCCGTTTTGATTTTCCCCTGTCCCAGGGGGCTGGGGACGATGGCAGAACCCGCCTTTCGGTGGTCAACATTACCCAGGACTGGACGCGGCGGGGGGCTAGCCAAGTGTTGGGGTTCCGCTCCCAGTTCAATCTGGGAACCGACTGGCTTGGTGCCACCCAAAACAGCGATCAGCCGGATAGTAGCTTTTTTAGTTGGCAGGGCCAGGGCCAATGGGTGCGGCAGTTTGCCCCCGATACCCTGCTGTTGGTGAAGGGGAATCTGCAACTGGCCGATCGCCCCCTGTTGTCTTTGGAGCAATTCAGTAATGGGGGCTTTGGCAGTGTCCGGGGCTATCGCCAGGATCAGCTCCTGACGGATAATGGCTTTTTTGGCTCGATCGAGGCCCGCATCCCCATTTTTCGCATTCGTCAAATCAACAGTGTGGCCCAGGTGACCCCCTTTTTCGACTATGGGGTGGGCTGGAACAGCGGCGAGGGGGACAATCCTAGCCAACGGCGGTTGGCCTCGGTGGGGGTGGGGTTGCGGTGGGGGTTTGCCGATCGGGTCACTGCCCGCCTCGATTGGGGTCTGCCCTTGATTAATAACGACGACAATGACTATGGTTCCCTCCAGGAACATGGCTTTTTGTTTTCCATTGAGACTGATCTCTCCCCGTTTTAG
- a CDS encoding tetratricopeptide repeat protein translates to MGVADEKSPSPATDGGETWLEQGQLRLKLQDFAGAVTDYSAALRIAPSAAAYYGRAMAHLNLGQGALAELDALQALQLRPQWPAAHRLLGKAQGQQGQWAAAIAAYGQAIRHYQAPQDQASIDQCRHQIAQWQQHLTAGSTPAQPKTAPPLDPRVTPLGVSPVISPTVAQGTTDRTSPPKPRSAPQPPGQSQGQRGGPTPSSDPITQQYLRTVQQKIDRGDYQGALEDVNWVLQVAPQDLEVLAQRGVILGRLGRVEAALVDLGRVLQGNPHRGDLYGERGRLRLKLGDAQGAVVDFSRWLDLSPETTAAWVLRGQAQGQLAQWDAALADYDRALHLEPDSPSLQEGRGNLYEAQGKLTDAIAHYRQAASLSLGQGDRRTHDRLQQKIKTLQVPPTPDRIRVPIKYRAANSPVLEVVFQGRYPLDLVLDTGCTTTTLTATMARTLGLSITGRQYTRVADGRVIEVGTSRVDSIAVGEAVVRNLEVNIVETSTEGLLGQNFFEHFEMLIRSDEVEFIPHPRR, encoded by the coding sequence ATGGGTGTTGCTGATGAAAAATCCCCGTCCCCTGCTACGGATGGGGGGGAGACTTGGTTAGAACAGGGACAATTGCGCCTGAAACTCCAAGACTTTGCGGGGGCCGTGACGGACTACAGCGCCGCCTTAAGGATCGCCCCCAGTGCTGCCGCCTATTATGGCCGTGCCATGGCCCATCTCAACTTGGGTCAGGGGGCATTGGCGGAACTGGATGCCCTCCAAGCCCTCCAGTTGCGACCCCAATGGCCAGCGGCCCATCGACTGCTGGGCAAGGCCCAGGGACAACAGGGACAGTGGGCCGCCGCGATCGCGGCCTATGGCCAAGCCATTCGCCACTACCAAGCCCCCCAGGATCAAGCCAGTATTGACCAGTGTCGCCACCAGATCGCCCAGTGGCAGCAACACCTAACGGCGGGATCCACCCCGGCCCAGCCCAAGACCGCCCCCCCCCTCGATCCTAGGGTGACTCCCCTGGGGGTATCTCCGGTTATCTCGCCAACGGTGGCCCAAGGCACCACCGATCGCACCTCACCCCCCAAACCCAGATCTGCCCCCCAACCCCCAGGCCAGAGCCAAGGTCAGCGGGGCGGGCCAACCCCCTCCAGCGATCCCATTACCCAACAGTATTTAAGAACCGTTCAGCAGAAAATCGATCGAGGGGACTACCAAGGGGCACTGGAGGATGTGAACTGGGTGTTGCAGGTGGCTCCCCAGGATCTGGAAGTCCTCGCCCAGCGGGGCGTGATTTTGGGCCGTTTGGGACGGGTGGAAGCAGCTTTAGTCGATTTAGGGCGGGTCTTGCAAGGGAATCCCCACCGGGGTGATCTCTATGGGGAACGGGGACGCTTACGGCTAAAGCTGGGGGATGCCCAGGGGGCTGTGGTGGACTTTAGCCGGTGGCTGGATCTCAGCCCAGAAACAACGGCGGCTTGGGTGTTGCGGGGACAGGCCCAGGGCCAGTTGGCACAGTGGGACGCGGCCCTGGCGGACTACGATCGGGCGCTGCACCTGGAACCCGACTCCCCCAGCCTCCAGGAAGGGCGGGGCAATCTCTATGAAGCCCAAGGCAAGCTGACGGATGCCATTGCCCACTATCGCCAAGCGGCCTCCCTCAGTCTGGGTCAGGGCGATCGCCGCACCCACGATCGCCTCCAACAAAAAATTAAAACCCTGCAAGTGCCTCCGACCCCCGATCGGATTCGGGTTCCCATTAAATATCGAGCAGCCAATAGCCCCGTGCTGGAAGTGGTCTTCCAGGGGCGCTACCCCTTGGATCTGGTACTGGACACAGGCTGCACCACCACCACCCTCACCGCTACCATGGCTCGCACCCTGGGCTTGTCGATCACGGGACGGCAATACACCCGCGTGGCCGATGGCCGGGTCATTGAAGTGGGCACCAGTCGTGTTGATTCCATCGCTGTCGGCGAGGCCGTGGTGCGTAATCTGGAGGTCAATATTGTGGAAACCAGTACCGAAGGGCTATTGGGGCAAAACTTCTTTGAACATTTCGAGATGCTGATTCGATCGGATGAGGTGGAATTCATCCCCCATCCCCGCCGGTAA
- a CDS encoding STAS domain-containing protein → MVQARIQSTSPQVVLLDCSSISFVGSAGLAALVRVAKEAQRGGIRFSICGVRNQMATLLRLTSMEGVFEMFNDRPHFYIAPISMKSYAASSPKKPA, encoded by the coding sequence ATGGTTCAGGCCCGGATTCAAAGCACGAGTCCTCAAGTGGTTTTGCTAGACTGCTCTAGCATTAGTTTTGTGGGCAGTGCAGGGTTAGCCGCCCTGGTTCGTGTGGCCAAAGAAGCTCAACGGGGAGGAATTCGCTTCTCGATTTGTGGTGTCAGAAATCAAATGGCGACCCTGTTGCGCTTGACCTCAATGGAGGGGGTTTTTGAGATGTTTAACGATCGCCCCCATTTCTATATCGCCCCCATTTCTATGAAGTCCTACGCAGCGAGTTCCCCCAAGAAGCCAGCTTAA